CCTAGTACTATTGAAGAAAATTTCCCATCCATATAGTATTCAAGAATGGCGGGATACACCAAAGATAATCGGAAAAAATTATGAGGAATTAATAGAATAAAAATAAACCATATAAGGAGCGGGGTGAAACGCCGAAATACTGACAATTTAAAGCCCAAAGTAATATGGATAAAATCTCCAAGCGCCAAAGAATAGAGATGGAACGGTTCAATCAATTAAAGGATGATTTTTTGAGTACGATTTCTCATGAATTGAGATCGCCAGTTACCAATATCAAAGTTGGTATTCAAATGCTGAAACTCCTGCTGCAACAAGAAGAAAATAGAGCGATCGTGGATTCAGTATCATCCAGCTTATTTCAGCCCATCGAACAGTCCGATGATCATACCATCCAACAAGTCTGTGATATTCAATACATAAATACTATTCAGAAGCAAGCCGTTTTTAGGACAAGAGCATCTCAATATCTGGAAGTTATCGAAAATGAGTGCGATCGAGAAATTAAACTACTGAATAATTTACTGGATTTACAGCAACTTGATGCCGGAAATTACGTATTAAACCAGACAGTTATTCGTCTACAGGATTGGATACCACAAATAGTAGAACCATTTTTAAACCAAATGGCGAATCAACAACAAATTCTGCATATAAAAATTGCTGGCGATTTGCCTATTCTCACTATTGATTCACCTAGCCTAGAGCGAATTATCACCGAACTATTGACGAATGGATGTAAGTTCACTCCCCCAGGAGGAGAAATTACTGTTGCTGTTGGCTGTGTTGATTCAATATCGAGCAATGATTTTGCCAAAAAAATTGAGTTGAAAGTGGCGAATTCAAGAGTGGAAATTCCCCCGGATGAACTATCTCAAATTTTCGAGCGGTTCTATCGGATTGCCGATCGCGATCGTTGGAAGCACGATGGTACGGGGTTAGGGTTAGTTTTGGTTAAAAAGCTAACAGAGTATTTAGGAGGTTCTATTTTCGTGAAAAGCGGCTGTGAGCAAACCTGTTTTATCGTTGAGTTACCCGTCAATCTGTAACGGTGTAATATCAATAATTAATCATCAATATTGATGTATTATTATTTTTAAATCTTTGAAGTAAGTTAAATTGCTTGCTAAATAAGCAATAATTTGTCACGAGCTTGGGTGGATATATTGTCATTTATTTTGTTATTTTATAAATTTTAATTTTTGATGTAAAAACCGGAATAATGGGATATAATTATTATATAAAAAGCGATAACGCTACACGTTGCGAGGCACCAATATGGATGCCAATGAAGTTCTCCAAGAATATGCAGGCGGCGAAAGAAATTTTAGAGAACAGGATCTAAAAAATCTGAACTTTGTTAAAGCCAATTTAAGTGGAGTTGATTTCACTGGGGCACATTTGGATGGTTCAGACTTGAGTAATTCAGACCTCAGAAATGCCAATTTAAACTGGGCTACTTTCAAAGGAGCTAATCTAACCGGAGCAAATTTGAAAGGAGCAAAAATGCCAGATGGCAGTATGCACAATGATTACTTAGAGTCTGCCAATTATTTAGGTATCTGACAAAACATTTGGCTAAACAAATCGCGCTCTGATCTGCGTTAGTCTGTTTTTACAGCAGATTCGAGTTACGTGAGGTACAGGATAGAAACCCGGTTTCTTCAAGAAACCGGGTTTCTGTTACCAGGTATGTGTATCTCATTTACTTGGAAAGCGCTGTATCTCGGTAAAAATTTAACCTTTGAAAGCGCTTTTACAATAACGATGTCATCGGGATCGACAGAACCCTGAACCCAATCCAATTTGGATTAGGTTCAGCGTTTGT
Above is a genomic segment from Leptolyngbyaceae cyanobacterium containing:
- a CDS encoding HAMP domain-containing sensor histidine kinase; this translates as MDKISKRQRIEMERFNQLKDDFLSTISHELRSPVTNIKVGIQMLKLLLQQEENRAIVDSVSSSLFQPIEQSDDHTIQQVCDIQYINTIQKQAVFRTRASQYLEVIENECDREIKLLNNLLDLQQLDAGNYVLNQTVIRLQDWIPQIVEPFLNQMANQQQILHIKIAGDLPILTIDSPSLERIITELLTNGCKFTPPGGEITVAVGCVDSISSNDFAKKIELKVANSRVEIPPDELSQIFERFYRIADRDRWKHDGTGLGLVLVKKLTEYLGGSIFVKSGCEQTCFIVELPVNL
- a CDS encoding pentapeptide repeat-containing protein, translating into MDANEVLQEYAGGERNFREQDLKNLNFVKANLSGVDFTGAHLDGSDLSNSDLRNANLNWATFKGANLTGANLKGAKMPDGSMHNDYLESANYLGI